cagtggtaaagtacccctgagttcaggccccaatacttcaaagaaaaaagaaagatacattAGAGAAAGTTTATGATTACAACTTTATAATTATTCACTCCTAaaaggcaattttaaaaatatcctgtgatatacttaaaaaaaataaaagtacttaaaaCATTTTGATGCCTCactgggtgtttgtgtgtgtgtgtgtgtgttgctggggattgaacccagggctttgtgcatacaaggcaagcactttaccaactgagctatatccccagattaCATAGGCCTTGGCctagaacttgagatcttcctgcctcaccctcccaagtaactgagataTCAGGACTGTGCCTCCAAACCTAGCTTCCCCACTATTTAGATGTTAGGGGAAGTTATCTCTGATTTgtataacaacagaaaatttaGTTTATACTCCATGTTAAAGTATTACCCTCCATGTTCATGTCTCCCACTATACACCCATGGCATTTCTTATACTATTAGTTCTTACACTATTAGTTCCAAATAATAATGTACCTAAGTCACTTTATCTGGAAACCTagctgtattatttttatataagggAGTATCACCTGAACACAGCTTCCTAACTTAACAACTGCCTTATTTTGTTACgtatgtttgttttgttgttttgtttattttttggtaccagggattaaattcggggcacttaaccaccaaaccacatccccaacccttttttttaatgtggtattgaggctcgaacccagtgcctcacacatgccaggcaaccaCTCtaaccactgtgctacaaccACAGaccatccctagccttttttttttttttttttttttttttttttttttgcggtgctagggattgaactcagggccttgtacttgtgaagcaagcactctacccactgagctatctccccagccccatccctagccctctttattttttattttgagacagggtcttacctaAGAGACCCTAaccaagaacctgtctcaaaaaataaaaagggctggggatgtggctccatggttaattgtccctgggttaaatccccagtacaaaattttttttttttttttttttttaaatctgggcCTGTTGGCATTCAGCTGTAATCACattgacttgagaggctgaagcaagaggatcacaaatgtAGGACAccttcagcaacatagcaagactggtttaaaataaaggactgggaatgtagctcattggtaaagcacatCTGGGACCAATCTCCagtaataaacaaataaaaaagtatttggaGGAACTAAagggtgtaactcaatggtagagcactagcctagcatgcatgaggccctggattcaatactcagccttattttaaaaatttgtttttgttttgtttgtttttttcatttacaacAGGGTACAATGACATATACCTATAGTTTTAGGTACTTGGGAGGCCATGACTGAAGGATTtcttaagcccaggagtttggtGCCAGCCCAGGCAATATAGTTGAAACcctatctctttaaaaaataaatttttttaatttaattataaatgagTTACTTGGAAATTGGCATGCtctttctcataaaaataatataagaagtgctgggcacaatggcacactcctgaagttcaaggccaacctcagcaacttagcaagaccttgtcttaaattGGAAAAGGTCTAAgagtgtacctcagtggtagatcacctcttactttgatccccagtaccacatatgATAATAAAAGGCAATTTATTTGACAACCATAATAGCCTGTTTAGTCCATGTGTAGCTAATCTATAATGATATTCTCAGTTAtagtagacatttttttttcctcttctaaagtgCATACCTTTCTTTATGACCACACCACAATGGTAATATAATATATGCTTTTCTATTCTTCCTGAGTGGATAAATATGGTTCTCAGAAGCCAAAAGAGAGCCCAATATGTTGAtacacacctgaaatcctagcaactctggaggctgtggcagaaTCACTTGCAgtatcaaggccagcctggacaacttagtaagactctatctcaaaataaaaaaggactggtgatacagctcagtgatagagcactcctgggttagaGTTagcaatccctagtaccaccaaaagaaaaaaaaaaaaaggaggaggaggaggaggaaaagaaaaaggcagggatCGGGGGGAAAGAGCCAGGCACAATAACTCAAACCTATAGTCCCAggtactcgggaggctgaggcaagagaattgcttGAGCCTAAGAGTTTTAGAAcctatatcaaaaaaaaaaaaaaaaaagtcagaagaatGCTAGCTCCTTAGCTACACTTAGGAAACCATCATGATTAGTATTATTTCTGTTCTGGCACACCCTAATAGAAACTTGCCTGCTAATGTTAATTcttcagaaaaatggaagaaagtcagaaatgtttaagaaaaactCAAGCCAGGtgtggggtgcacacctgtaatcccagtgacttaagaggctgaagcagaagtattacaagttttaggccagtctctgcaactctgtgagaccctgtttcaaaaaaataaaaaaaggctgggaatgtagcactAAAATGTTCCTGGGTTCTATGCCCAGtgccaaaagagagaaaaagaaaaagccaggaaaccaggcacagtgactcatgcagctcaggagtctgaggcaggaggaccgctagttcaaagccacccttagcaacttagtggggccctaagcaactcagcaagaccctgtctctaaataaaatataaaaaagggttggggatgtgtctcagtagttaagtgcaCCCCTacgttcagttcctggtaccaaaaaaaaaaaaaaacaacaacaaccacaccTTGGTCAGATATGTTCTTGATCTATTACATAATGTAACCTCAAAAAATTTTCTGAAACAAATAGAATACAGTATTACATATAGCACTCTGGGGTTTTTTGctgctattgttatttttaatatggagAGCTTCAGAGTTAACTAAAACTACTAAAAAGTGGGCTGATCGTTAGTATTGCTATGAAGTTGCTCTTGCTACTCAAAGACTGTAACAGTGGTGACAAAAATATCAGGATTTTCTGAAATCAGTGGATGAGCATGACTTCTCTTTGTCCTAGTGTAGGTCTCCACACTTTGCAGTGGGAAGTAGAGGGTGAGGTTGGGAGTAGGGCCAGAGGGCCTGCAGAAAAGAAGTCAGTAATGTTAAGTACTAAAAGACACAACAGCGGTGTTTGCTTTAATTTTGAGGGATCTCTGTGGTTAGCATCAATGTTAGAAATAATTTGGGGACTTTAAAGTATGAGGCCAAACCCTAGAACCTgatcagaggggaaaaaatattaaacttcagggtgtagctcagtggtagagggtgtgCTTAACAGGCATGGAGCAGGTCGTGGGTTCAAAagctagcaccaccaaaaagaaagacagaccTCCTTACTTGAAAATCTGCCCTTGTTATACTGTTTTTTGGTTGGCGGTGggagttttgtttctgtttttgttttttgatgccaTGTATCAAtgttatcaaacccagggcacttaaccatggggtcacatccccaaacctttttttatttttcattttttattttgagatgggatctcactaagttgtccaggctggcctcaaacttgtgatcctcctgcctcagccccagagttactgggattacaggtgtgcaccaccacaaccagccaTACATAGAAGTGAAATGAAATTGTGACTCCAGGTTAATTCTgtttttcatcttcaaaccttacttttttaaagaaatcactttAAAATGTGACAACTTTGAATAGTTGTACATTGTAAGTATGGCCTAGACTGACTTTTTAAACTGGGAAGTAGATGAGAAGCATGAACTTTGATACAGTGGCCACTCATAGACCATGTGCACCTTACAGATGAGTAGACCAAACATGCTGCTTCTAAAACTCTTAAGAGATTCCTTCTTTTCTAGACTTCTCACAGGAAGTGAAACTTTGTCCCTTTTGGATATGTGATGTGAGTCATATATTCATTTGTTTGGGTGATTAGTGCAGAGAAAACATAGATGGGACTTAGAAAACACTGGGGCTGTGGGGGTGTGATGGTAGAGTGCCTGTCAGGCTCAAGACCCTGGCACCGAGAAAGAATGGTATAACTTGATTTTTTATGTAACCATTTTCATCCCGAAACCTAATCTGAAATTAGGGTAATACTGTACATTTAACAAGGAAGATCATAGAATATTTTTACTAAATGAACTGATGATGATTTTTATCTACCATTCCTTTATATTTGGGTTAAAATGACTCCTAGTGGTAACTACTACCTAAAGGCATTTCTTGAGCTTTccatgttgaaaaagaaaatagtaatacTGAAAAACTAATGGTTCtagtaaaaaacaaattttgactAAATTTGGTATGTCAAAAGTTAACACTTCAGGGTATCACAATCTCATTTCTGATGATTAAGAAGCAGAGCTGGGGAGTCTACAAAACCTTGAAGGACTGATAGATAATTTTCTGAGGTAATTAGATAATAAAGTACATTTCACTAAAAATACCCAGGATCTGTAAAGTAGATACTGCTAATTAAGTTTTCCTAAATAAGCTGACTTCctttttgggaaaaataataattaagttAGACCTTATTTTCTACAAATGCTCATTTCATTCAAAAGCTGTTGATGcaagttaaaaattaaagcataCTGAAGTGCCATAGATTCTGTCTTGTTTGCTGTAGTTCTGAAAGGTTATGCACTTTAGGATGTTGATTTCAGAGGGATTCCACTGTTTAGCAGTGGAATATAATCTCTGCAGAAGGTAATGGGTTGATGGGGGTGCGTTTGCCAAAAACCTACTAAGTTTGGAAGGAAGTTTCTGTTTTGTATAAGTAAATGGTTGTTGCtttattgtcatattttattttttaattgcaggTAAACAAGTGAGAACCAAACTTTCACAGGCATTTAATCATTGGCTGAAAGTTCCAGAAGACAAATTACAGGTATTTAGGCAATTCTAATCTCATTCTCCATTTCCCCCAATTAATAACTGTCTCATAAAATTACTTCTCTTTATTCAGTTTGATGCTCATACACTGTTGTCTTATGTTGAGGTTGCTAATTATTCATTATGAAATTTAAGACACCCGAGATTACCTTAATCCATTACTGTCACTGAGTATAAACTGTTTTGAATAgtttaaataatgtaaaataattttcttctttttttcttagattaTCATTGAAGTGACAGAAATGTTGCATAACGCCAGTTTACTCATCGACGATATTGAAGACAACTCAAAACTCCGACGTGGCTTTCCAGTGGCACACAGCATCTATGGAATTCCATCTGTTATCAATTCTGCCAATTATGTATATTTCCTTGGCTTAGAGAAAGTCTTAACTCTCGAACATCCAGACGCAGTGAAACTTTTCACCCGCCAACTCTTGGAACTCCATCAGGGACAAGGCCTGGATATTTACTGGAGGGATAATTACACTTGTCCTACTGAAGAAGAATACAAAGCGATGGTGCTACAAAAGACAGGTGGACTGTTTGGATTAGCAGTAGGTCTCATGCAGTTGTTCTCTGACTACAAAGAAGATTTAAAGCCATTACTTAATACACTTGGTCTCTTTTTTCAAATTAGAGATGATTATGCTAATTTGCACTCCAAAGAATATAGTGAAAACAAAAGTTTTTGTGAAGATCTAACAGAGGGAAAATTCTCATTCCCTACTATTCATGCTATTTGGTCAAGGCCTGAAAGCACTCAGGTGCAGAACATCTTGCGCCAACGAACAGAAAacatagatattaaaaaatattgtgtacATTATCTTGAGGATGTAGGTTCTTTTGAATACACTCGGAATACTCTTAAAGAGCTTGAATCTAAAGCCTATAAACAAATTGAGGCACGTGGTGGGAACCCTGAGCTAGTGGCTCTAATAAAGCATTTAAGTAAGatgttcaaagaagaaaatgaataatattaaGCCATTCTTGATTGGGCTAGATAGCTTCTTTTagttaatttgcttttcttttagcCTGTCACCTTATCACAAATTTGGACCAAGGTTTAGTCTTCAAAAACTGAGTACATAGGGATGGTCTGAGTGAAACTGTTTTAATGTAGAAACCCCTCCAtatatgtaatacaaagctgaaggaatggaaaagaatcACATTTATATAGGTCTAATTTGACTGTCAGAAGTTGTGGCAGGACATTGTGACCAGTCTGCCATACTACCGTAAATGTTCTATTGATTATGTCAATAAAAAGGACTAGCTTCTAGGAGTTTTTATCTAAATACTTACTAAGCATACTACATTAGCAGTTCCCAGTTCATCTACCACACTTCCAAACTGATGACTACTTAAGACCGATTAACTAGCTGACCCAAAGACCACAAattcctcttttctcctgctgAATATATCTCAGTATTGTCTGAAAGTCCCCTTTCTAGAGTATTCTATGAAAAGACTGAACAAgcaaaaaacagtaaatattgtGTTCTCTCTCCTAttctcctccttttttcctttctctgcaaCCTacgtttcttttttgtttgttggttcagactcagggcctcaaacatgctaggcaagtgctctatcactaagctacatccccagccccataagtTTGATTTTTAACAGAAGAATCCCATTTAATGAAATTCACATGCTaatccaaattcttttttttttccctttgtaacaTTTTTGTGCCACAATACGATTAATATCTAGGTACAGAATTGtctttccatttgaattttttacttcatttatttgcagtgctagtGACTTACAAACTCAAGGCCTCCTACATTGCTAAGCAAGTTCTGTAGTGCTGAGATATAACTCCAGCCCCCATCTTTCcatatgggaaagaaaaaaaatcacatagagTAAATTTTAGGAGGGAGCTTCTTAACCTGTTATACATCAATCATTGATTGTAAAGAGCTGTTTGAGTACTTCCAGTACTAAATGGGTAATGCCCTTTTCTATCCCAACCACATCATCACCCCATTCCCCTTGAAGGCAATAAGTGCTTGAATGGAAAGAGAATAGACACCTTTAATCTCTGATTAAAGGAAACAAAGTGTTGCCCTGACAGTGTGGCTGACCAGTAGTAAAGGCTTTACCATCAAGCACTGGATAGCTTTTTTAGATCCCTAACCATGACCCAGTTATCTCTATAGTGTCATTTCCAGACCTGAGTCACTGGTGCATTCTGTGGCCCAAGAGGTACGGGGCAAAAGACCTTGATTCCTGTATTAGAAGTGTTGacatcctggggctggggatgtggtgcaggggtagggtgcttgcctagcatgtatgagtccctggatttaatccctagcaccaccaccaccaaaaaaaaaaaaaaaaaaaaaaccagaagggTTAATATCCCAAAATTGAAAGTTAATATTTCCCTTAGAAACTatttgagccaggcacagtagctcaCACCtataaatcccagcaacttggtagggactgaggcaggaagatcacaaattcaagaacatgattatttttaaaaacatgctgacTGTATAGgcagaaataaaagtattaaCCATTAAAGACTGGaggtatagcccagtggtaaatcacatgcctagcatgcatgaggccctgggttgatccccagcaccacaaaaaatgacAAAGCTGGGCAGGGTGATGCACACCAGTAGTCCCAGCTGTCTGTGAGGCCCAGACAGGAattttgcaagtttgaggctagcttgggccttttagtgaaatcctgtcttaaaaaaagacCTGGTTTTAATGCACGATACTGCCAAAACAAAGTATGTAAGTAGAAAGAATGCCTACATAATTTTTTTGTCCTTGcctaattgaaataattttggcCTGGTGCTAattttttatgattgttttgcCATTGACAGAAATAGTTGGCATTGTATTGGGGACTTTtaacaaaaaatcattttattaaataaaactccattcttTTCACTTGATCTGTATTAATACAGAAGAGATAAGTagtttaaatcaaataaaatgaaccaaTTCATCTGCTTAGGTTCACACTACAGtaatattttttcctgaataaGGGGAAATCTTGTCATGATCCAAGTTAAGAATTGGGTTCTGCCATTTAGTAGAGTATTTGCCCGCTaaggaggcacacacctgtaatcccagctactgaaatttgaagccagcctgagcaatttagcaagaccctgtctcaaataaaaaggggtgggcatggtggtgcgtatctgtaatcctagcaactctgaaggctgaggcaagaagatcacaaggtcaagaccagcttcagcaacttagtgagaccctgtctcaaaataattaataaaaagggctagggatgtggcttaatagttaagcacccctggattcaatccccaatgcctaaaaaaagtaaagataaaacaatattttctagTCTACAGCTCCAAAAACGAATTGATTTCATCTACTTGTCAAGTTCAAAAGAATGTAGAGGCCAGTTACATTGGCATTAAGCACTTTCTTAATTAAGcaagatttattttcattgagatagggtcttactataTGGCCAAGACCAGAGTTCAACTCTACATCTTGCATCAGCCTCTGGattaactgggattacaagacaATGTTCAGCTTCAGCAAGATTGTAAAGTCAGCTGCTCTTCTCTGTTCTGCTGTCAACCTCTTCCTACCTTACTTCCTTCTGTTCCTATCCTACACCCAATTATCATTCACTTAAGGGAGACTTTCAGAtcactttcctattttctttgaCTTAGGAACCTTCTACTTTGTACCTGCTTATGTTGCTGAGTGCTTCCGGGGAACGTTTTCAGAACTGCTGTTGTAGGCCATTGCAACTTATTGTATTGCAGCCCAGTGATCCTTTTTTTTGCATCTAATCTTCCTTTCCCAGGGAAGATTTCAACTTTATCAATTTAATGTTCCctgattattcttttttgctcttattccatgaaatgtaatctTTCATAATTTTCCTCCCTTCTACTTCAAGTCTGTCTCTTCAAACAGTCTGCCTTTAATCCCCCCAAAAAGTTTTACTTGCCCTAAGCCAGAGGAACTCCTGATTCATTCACTTTCTATCTCCTGAGAGCCTTGTTCCATTCCATCTTATATCCTCCATTGGCTCTTTTTTAATGCattaggaggaagaaaaggaggaaaatgtttaTGCAGTGTCTTTGAAGCACTagatgttttatgttttcttcaagtATTTGCTGAGCAGCACCAGGACCTTGAATCAAGCCAAAGCAGTGGCCTCTTCTGTACTCCCTGCCTCCTATGCTTCACGCACTCTTATGTCCTGTTAAAACTTTggaaatgggctggggagatagctcagctggtagagtaacTTTGGAAAGCACTTGGTTATTATAACAAAAAGTTTTCTTCTTGTAATGTCGTCCCTTTTCAGTCCTCCTCCTCCCAATTATGCCCCTGACATTCAGtgtttgaaatacagaaaaagactCAAAATAAGGGACTCTACAATAATGGGAATTCAGATACGATACACTTTTCACTTGGCTTCCTCAACCCCTACAACCCCCCACTTGGCTAACTGCAGACTCACTCTGGTCATTTTAGTAATCTTGTAATTGAACATATTGGACATAACCTACAATGTTATGGCATAGTTTTATTGTACACTGGTTAAAATATTAAGTGCAATAAGCAATAATGTATACATTTCAGTATGACCCATTAATTCAAGTTAATTATATATAGTGTTTCATACCATTGATTAATGGGCATTTTGTCACTGAGATAGCTTGGAAACATTTGCCTTAACCATGcgcatttcttctttcttttttgagatggggtcttgctgtgttgcttagaCTAGCCTTGCTCCCCTGAACTCAAAGGCTGTTCCCATCTCAGCTTTtgagtgctgggactacaggtacatgCTACTAATCCTGCAGTTTGCACATTCTTTATGAAAGTGCTCTGTGCTTTAGGAGATTACCAGTTTACTATctttgaagtatatatttatCACTGTACATAAAAAATATGTGAGATTTTAGAGTTGCTATAATGAATAATAGAAGATACTTGGACTTCAGTGGTGAAGTAGTACTAATTGTAAACTGGAAATCTTACCAAAACTTGATGAGTTCCTTAACAGTAATTGTGAAATGGGAATAGTTGAACATTTAAAAGAGTAAACATGTTATCAAGAGATTTAGCCTAATAAATACTCTTAATAGATGTCAGtaccttattttatttgtggtactgggtattgaacccaagggcacttacacttagccacacccctagccctttttaattttttattttgagacagtgtcttgctaagttgcttagagcttcactaaactgctaaggctggctttgaactcatgatcctcctgccttagcttctcaagtcgctgggattatgggcatatgCAACTATGTCCAGCAGATGTCAACTCTTTATAAGAAACatggttttttaatttatttatttgctgtacaggggattgaactcaatggTGCTCtaccagagctacatccccagactcaCTCGGTTTccaagcctggcctcaaacttgaatcatactgcctcagcctcctgagtcactggaattacagatgtatGTCACAAACATTAGGTCAACTAACCATGAAGAACTGAACATAAAAAACTGAATTAAGGAAGCTGAAGTTGAAGCAATTTTTCACAATCACGATGTCTTTATAACAAATAATAGTAAGAATGTAACTGAACGAACTACTCCCTTCCAACCCAATAGGAAATCAGTGAGAGTGGTTTTTAGCTAAGTATTAAACACCTTTCAAGTGAAGCTTAAATATGGCCTTCAGTTAAGGTAATGGACTTTCAAATGCATAAGACTGACTCAACTGGGGTCTTTTTTGTTATTCACAACACACCAGAGGCCATCAATAAGCTGCTGACTTTACTGTAAGGCAACTAGAGAACATTTCTTCAatatgggtttatttatttatttatttatttatttatttattggtatggGGACTAAACAtggaggtacttaaccactgagccatacccccaactcttttttattttgagacacattctcactaagttgctaagggtcttggtaagttgctggcgctgaccttgaatttgcaatcttcctgcctcaacctccaaagctgctggaattacaggcatgtgccactgcacctggctctgtaTCGcatctattaaaagaaaaaaacatgttacAAATCTCTACTGTTGACCCGGgtcatttttatatcattaatgaatccatgtaaaataaatgaGACTTGAGCCCTGTAGTAAACAGTTGTTTAGTGACTTCTTCCAcctaattctgttttatttttgttgtttgtttgtttttactggagatttaatccaggagcactttaccctgagcaatatccccagcccttttttttttttttttttaatattttttagttgtagatgggcacaatacttcgatttactttgtttatttttatgtgggactgaggatcgaacccagtgcctcacacatgctaggcaagcactcaaccactgagccacaatcccagcccttgtttttttattttgagacagggtctcattaagttgcttaggccctcagactagccttgaacttgtaatcctcagcctcctgacttgctggcATGTGCCTTCATAATCTATCTTTACTCccatgtttttcaattttttgttgttgttgttgttcagggCTTGCACATAATAAGTACTCTGCTACTATACCGCATCCCcaattctaaatttcttttatctcaaatattttatctttatcttttcccCCAGGCTAGTTGGTATGTAGGTTGAGATTTAAAGATAGACATGAGTTTTGAACTCTAGTAGTTAGGGTTCTTTACATTGTAAGCAACTAAAATTCAACTCTAAGTTAATCATAAAAAGAATTAGCTAGAGCATGTAACTGGGAAATCTAGGGGTGAAAAGGGAAAAGGCGCCCAGACAAACCACTCTGGACGCGGGAACTCAAACAAGAGATTGTATTAGGCAGATGAAGAGTGTCTGCTCTGAAGAGAGCATTAGAGAGAGAGCATGGCTCAAGAAGTTGAATTTCCCCGGCTAAGGATGACCGGGTCAATTGCTGAGCACTTAAAATTCGCAGGCTACGGATTAGGCCAATGGCTGCCAAGCACAAGCTGACAGGTGAACCAATGGCTGGCTAGAATGGTAGACTCAAAAGCTGGGGGTGCTGTCATGCCTCCTTGCCTTTCCCGCAGGCATGTCCTGTGCCTGGCCGCCCAGAAAGGAGCCCCACAAGGTCATAGGGTGTGCTGGTCATAGGCAGCCCGAGCTGAGAGCCAGACTGCAGGGCAAACCCAgcacctgcctgctgcctgccatGGCCAGGTGAcacccgggggggggggggggttcacgCGGACAGAGCACTGTGTCTGTAGCTGCGGACCTGTGGCACAGTGTCCGCCTGCTGGGCAGCCCACTGAGTActacattcccccatttttgtttttataagagaATCCTTTTGGGCACATGAGCGAAGATCCATCTTAAGTAACTTGTTTCCTGCTGGGTGTGGGCGTAGAGTTgattcaggggagggagaggTCATTGCAGCAGGTGAGGGTTGAGGACCAGATAATTCCTTTAGGAGCACACTTGTAGCCAGGCTCTGAGTCTTTCCTGTGTGGTCCTGATATTCCTGAAATACAAGCTGATAAATACAAGATTGGTTGACTTAGAGGCAATACTCTTCCTGAGAGCACTTCCCTTTTTCTAGTGAACCCACAGGGTGACTTCCATCAGAAGATATGCACCTGGAAGCAAATTGGAAGAGAGAAACTCCTGATCACCTGCTCCAAGAGGGTGCTGTTGAAAGTCAAAGAGCTGTTAAAAGTCTAGGGTGCTAACCAGCAGATGAGAGAACCCGCTCTCATGTACATCCAACATCCCTGTACAATGAGAGGGGTAGTTAAATTGAGTCCGTGTTAAGATGGATATGTAAAATGGGTGAAACATCCCTGGGGACAGTAGGAGTCGGTCTTCCAGCAGTCCCCTGGGCAAtctgggagggaggaaatggCTGGCACCTGAACAGATCTATTGGGAAAAAACCCAATAGTTAGGAAAATGGCAGACAGAGCAAATggcaggggaggcaagaatgtagcTGGCAGTCCAGTCCTCACGGCTGGGCCTGGTTGCCTGGTTCCTGGGTGTTCTGGTCCTCGGACTCTGGAACAGgaagaagggtggagggcttgatgaccttcagcctaagacagacaggTCCCACTGGGATGGCCGAGTATTGGTTGGAAGAAACCTGAGGGTTAGAAGCTGGAGAGGGGtttgtggattgagagtagaGCTTAACCCGAGAAATGGGTAGCCATCCTGGTAAGTCTTGCACCTTGACAGCCATTGACGTAGCCAGGATCACCATATGGGGTCCCTGCCATTTGGGAGACAGAGGGACTGTACCCTCCTgaggagagataagaacttggtctcctattgaAGAGGTTGAGCCAGGGGGCCAGACAAAGGTTTAGGCAGGGAAgagtcagcataaccccatagGAATGCTCAAATGTGATTTAGGAGAGGAACGGATATTTGagaaa
This genomic stretch from Sciurus carolinensis chromosome 12, mSciCar1.2, whole genome shotgun sequence harbors:
- the Ggps1 gene encoding geranylgeranyl pyrophosphate synthase isoform X1, translating into MEKTQETVQRILLEPYKYLLQLPGKQVRTKLSQAFNHWLKVPEDKLQIIIEVTEMLHNASLLIDDIEDNSKLRRGFPVAHSIYGIPSVINSANYVYFLGLEKVLTLEHPDAVKLFTRQLLELHQGQGLDIYWRDNYTCPTEEEYKAMVLQKTGGLFGLAVGLMQLFSDYKEDLKPLLNTLGLFFQIRDDYANLHSKEYSENKSFCEDLTEGKFSFPTIHAIWSRPESTQVQNILRQRTENIDIKKYCVHYLEDVGSFEYTRNTLKELESKAYKQIEARGGNPELVALIKHLSKMFKEENE
- the Ggps1 gene encoding geranylgeranyl pyrophosphate synthase isoform X2 yields the protein MLHNASLLIDDIEDNSKLRRGFPVAHSIYGIPSVINSANYVYFLGLEKVLTLEHPDAVKLFTRQLLELHQGQGLDIYWRDNYTCPTEEEYKAMVLQKTGGLFGLAVGLMQLFSDYKEDLKPLLNTLGLFFQIRDDYANLHSKEYSENKSFCEDLTEGKFSFPTIHAIWSRPESTQVQNILRQRTENIDIKKYCVHYLEDVGSFEYTRNTLKELESKAYKQIEARGGNPELVALIKHLSKMFKEENE